Proteins encoded within one genomic window of Cytophagales bacterium:
- a CDS encoding T9SS type A sorting domain-containing protein, giving the protein MKIKLLARKVGATLLFLLAFTVISYAQVDPRLKTEASTYDGHQLYKMTKIFDNNIAEYSNTPKRIGDNAIDRAEAERQMLVNPYTGEFPVEIWMKEVEFAQGIQPFVEEAKSPEEARFFQNRRWRNRGPFNVGGRTRALAIDRTNENVILAGGVSGGLWRSEDGGESWRKITKQFQHPSITCIVQDPRPGKGHIWYYGTGEGVGNSASAAGAFYQGNGIYRSFNGGRSFHVSRNTQDDDPVEFSPFDLVSNIAVHPVTGDVYVSTRDGVHKSTDFARNFTQVLEGGFPNWTEVIVTNSGTLYAAIEATGTPNAGVFTSTDGDTWTNITPVGWSPLTGRTVLGFAPSSENIVFALAENEAGTLGFLWEYNADEPDSTAWTDLSVNLPALGGSVGSFNSQTSYNLIVRVHPTNPNLVFVGGTNIYRSFTGFRTPAGQDSWIGGYSPLNNVSLYTNQHPDQHELVFYPSDPNRALSGNDGGVFRAEDITEISGGVEPVTWTDLNRGYITTQPYVVAFDPESENEDLLSGFQDNGTWFTDSTESDATWIEDFGGDGAYAAIADGGRTRYVSAQRGVVFRLNFDSLGNFESFARVQPSGASGFGFIAPFILDPRNDNIMYMPAGNRMWRNNDLDGIPLFSNATTSVNWTEMTNSIVPGTITSLDVSTFPEANKLYFGTNAGGIYRIDNANIDGSTLVDLSTGKGLPPGNVVCMTVDPTNSDRVFAVFSNYSIPSIFYSEDAGDTWTDISGNLEENPDGTGSGPSVRWLAVEGNSEGYYVGTSVGLYYARTIRPNNQRWWRRWSTRIGETVVAQVKTRKDGFVAAAVHGNGLYSAFDFVRRRDQPELMANFLLNDFTVPVNAPDTTISIAGLFTFEEDEGRRRKWWEQNEGDDEITITLTNSDPNLVTAVLVEDEIQISFAADTLGSVTIGLVASTENETVAEGFTINIAEFPIYEQFEPAVGSRPSQNFLDFGAIAQTAADVTVPAGQNWTIERVFAAGGANNAPLLTSATVVIYDDAGGVPGTEVYNSGAFAPISNPASTNLDLELPTAATLGEGTYWISVYVNLNFFPNATQWFWSTQASVVGEQGFFRDQANLFGAGATDWTPASIFGGVTDQVFQLYGSVNDAFGGVDTESAPDLLGQTNLPVELKIWPNPSASSFSLQFGDETEGEKQIAIYDLQGNVLLQQVLDERTQDFVWDASSRPTGLYLIKVAAGNGSSKVFTVLKR; this is encoded by the coding sequence ATGAAAATCAAATTACTAGCAAGAAAGGTTGGCGCTACCTTATTATTCCTATTGGCGTTTACCGTTATTTCTTATGCTCAGGTAGACCCTCGACTCAAAACCGAGGCATCTACTTATGATGGTCATCAATTGTACAAGATGACCAAGATCTTTGACAACAACATTGCTGAGTATTCCAACACCCCCAAGCGTATTGGTGATAATGCCATCGATCGTGCGGAAGCTGAGCGACAAATGTTGGTCAACCCATATACGGGTGAATTTCCGGTAGAAATCTGGATGAAAGAAGTGGAATTTGCACAAGGTATTCAGCCTTTTGTAGAAGAAGCGAAATCTCCGGAAGAAGCCCGATTCTTCCAGAATAGAAGATGGAGAAACAGAGGTCCTTTCAATGTTGGGGGTAGAACCCGCGCATTGGCAATTGACCGAACCAATGAGAATGTGATCCTCGCCGGTGGTGTTTCAGGTGGTTTGTGGCGATCCGAAGATGGTGGAGAGTCATGGAGAAAGATCACGAAACAATTTCAGCATCCGAGTATCACTTGTATCGTGCAGGATCCAAGGCCTGGTAAAGGGCACATCTGGTATTATGGAACTGGTGAGGGGGTAGGAAACTCAGCCAGTGCTGCCGGTGCATTTTATCAGGGAAATGGTATCTATCGTTCATTCAATGGCGGTCGTTCTTTCCATGTTTCCAGAAATACGCAGGACGATGATCCTGTAGAATTCTCTCCCTTTGATCTGGTTTCCAATATTGCAGTGCATCCAGTAACTGGCGATGTATATGTATCTACCAGAGATGGGGTTCATAAGTCTACAGATTTTGCCAGAAACTTTACACAAGTATTGGAGGGAGGATTTCCTAACTGGACAGAAGTGATCGTTACCAATAGTGGTACCTTGTATGCCGCGATAGAAGCAACAGGGACACCAAACGCTGGTGTATTCACTTCAACCGACGGAGATACCTGGACGAACATCACACCTGTAGGATGGTCACCATTGACAGGTAGAACTGTGCTTGGTTTTGCACCTTCCAGCGAAAACATCGTATTTGCTTTGGCAGAGAATGAAGCAGGTACATTAGGATTCCTTTGGGAGTACAACGCGGACGAGCCTGACAGCACGGCATGGACAGATTTGAGTGTGAATCTGCCGGCACTGGGTGGTTCAGTAGGTAGCTTCAATTCTCAAACAAGCTACAACCTGATCGTACGGGTTCACCCAACAAACCCAAACCTGGTATTTGTTGGCGGGACGAACATCTATCGTTCATTCACGGGGTTCAGAACTCCTGCAGGACAGGACAGCTGGATCGGTGGTTATTCTCCATTGAATAATGTAAGCCTTTACACCAATCAGCACCCTGATCAGCACGAATTAGTATTCTATCCGTCTGATCCGAACAGAGCACTTTCTGGTAATGACGGAGGAGTTTTCCGTGCGGAAGACATCACAGAAATCAGCGGCGGCGTTGAGCCGGTAACCTGGACGGATCTGAACCGGGGATACATCACCACACAACCTTATGTAGTGGCATTCGATCCTGAGTCGGAGAATGAAGACTTACTCTCGGGATTCCAGGACAATGGAACCTGGTTCACAGATTCAACTGAGTCTGATGCTACCTGGATTGAAGATTTCGGTGGTGACGGTGCGTATGCAGCTATTGCTGACGGTGGACGTACGCGCTACGTTTCTGCTCAGCGAGGTGTGGTTTTTCGACTTAACTTCGACTCGCTAGGAAACTTTGAGTCTTTCGCGAGAGTACAGCCTTCAGGAGCATCAGGATTTGGCTTCATTGCGCCATTCATTCTTGATCCTCGCAATGACAACATCATGTACATGCCCGCTGGCAACCGCATGTGGAGGAATAATGACCTGGATGGTATTCCATTGTTCTCCAACGCAACTACTTCTGTGAATTGGACAGAAATGACCAATTCAATCGTTCCGGGAACCATTACATCTTTGGATGTATCTACTTTCCCAGAAGCCAACAAACTTTATTTCGGTACCAATGCTGGTGGAATTTATCGCATTGACAATGCGAACATTGACGGTTCTACGTTGGTAGACCTGTCAACGGGCAAAGGTTTACCTCCAGGCAACGTGGTTTGTATGACGGTAGATCCTACCAATTCTGATCGTGTGTTTGCTGTCTTCTCGAACTACAGTATTCCTAGTATTTTCTACAGTGAAGATGCCGGAGATACTTGGACAGATATCAGTGGTAACCTGGAGGAAAACCCTGATGGAACTGGAAGCGGACCTTCTGTAAGGTGGTTAGCTGTTGAAGGAAATTCTGAGGGATATTATGTAGGTACAAGCGTTGGTCTTTACTATGCCAGAACCATCCGTCCTAATAACCAGAGATGGTGGAGAAGATGGAGCACCAGAATCGGAGAGACGGTCGTTGCTCAGGTCAAAACCCGTAAGGATGGATTTGTAGCAGCTGCTGTTCATGGTAATGGCTTGTATTCTGCCTTCGACTTTGTGAGAAGAAGAGATCAGCCTGAATTGATGGCCAACTTCTTGTTGAATGATTTCACCGTTCCTGTAAATGCTCCGGACACGACCATCTCTATTGCCGGACTTTTCACCTTCGAAGAAGACGAAGGACGCAGAAGAAAATGGTGGGAGCAAAACGAAGGTGATGATGAAATTACAATCACATTGACCAATAGCGACCCCAACTTGGTAACAGCTGTACTTGTGGAAGATGAAATCCAGATCAGCTTTGCCGCCGATACCCTCGGTAGTGTAACTATAGGGTTAGTTGCATCTACTGAGAATGAAACCGTAGCGGAAGGGTTTACCATCAACATTGCGGAATTTCCGATTTACGAGCAATTTGAGCCGGCTGTAGGTAGCCGACCTTCACAAAATTTCCTTGATTTCGGAGCGATTGCTCAAACGGCCGCAGACGTGACGGTACCTGCAGGTCAAAACTGGACCATAGAGCGCGTTTTTGCTGCAGGTGGAGCTAATAATGCACCATTGTTGACCAGTGCTACAGTCGTGATTTACGATGATGCCGGTGGCGTACCAGGAACGGAAGTGTATAACAGTGGCGCTTTCGCACCAATTTCAAATCCAGCAAGCACGAATCTGGATCTGGAATTGCCTACGGCTGCTACCTTGGGTGAAGGTACTTACTGGATCAGTGTTTATGTAAACTTGAATTTCTTCCCTAATGCGACCCAGTGGTTTTGGTCTACTCAGGCCTCTGTGGTTGGAGAGCAGGGCTTCTTCAGAGATCAGGCTAACCTGTTCGGTGCAGGAGCGACGGACTGGACGCCAGCTTCAATTTTCGGAGGAGTAACAGATCAAGTATTCCAGCTGTATGGTTCTGTTAACGATGCATTTGGTGGAGTTGACACTGAGTCTGCCCCTGATTTGTTGGGACAGACCAACCTTCCAGTGGAGCTGAAGATCTGGCCTAATCCATCTGCTTCTTCGTTTAGCTTGCAGTTTGGCGATGAAACGGAAGGTGAGAAGCAAATTGCGATCTATGACCTTCAGGGAAATGTTTTGTTGCAGCAAGTGCTTGACGAGAGAACTCAGGACTTTGTTTGGGATGCCTCTTCCCGACCAACAGGACTTTATTTGATCAAAGTCGCTGCC
- a CDS encoding 50S ribosomal protein L11 methyltransferase, protein MENNQPYKKLADLVITFEGSQIFIRSNAGGVGIVTDPVIVEVLAYFDAPRTSRDFEGEFGKETLHLMESLVEANLLVAANKERDSPVFFGFFSGFDVHRKMLADQERLSKYREAIFATVSEGDVVIDAGAGTGILSVYAAQAGAAKVYAIDNSEMALMIPKLAKENGFDQIIEVVQADFAEVQLPEKADVMVSETFGFWALDEGAIPDLQQCAKRHLKIGGRMIPEAFSLYLAPIKTAPDNLYSVFDDRFDEVRMECLANESSLQSSVSKLDPEAVGNSIFVGRYLTLEVTEIIEEATQIPGPCEALCAYFTLHLSPEIDLTNAPHGATTSWIQATLPILLPHSENQLNLRIEPAPENRRAISLTLTGDVEKTIRIS, encoded by the coding sequence ATGGAAAACAACCAACCCTACAAAAAACTAGCAGATCTAGTGATCACGTTTGAAGGATCACAAATATTCATTCGGTCCAATGCCGGTGGCGTCGGCATCGTTACCGACCCGGTGATCGTTGAAGTACTGGCCTATTTTGATGCACCCAGAACCTCCAGGGACTTTGAAGGAGAATTCGGAAAGGAAACCCTTCACCTCATGGAAAGTCTGGTCGAAGCAAACCTGTTGGTAGCGGCCAACAAAGAGCGTGACTCTCCTGTTTTTTTCGGGTTCTTCAGTGGATTCGATGTGCACAGAAAAATGCTTGCCGATCAGGAGCGATTGTCGAAATACCGTGAAGCCATCTTTGCCACCGTCTCCGAGGGTGATGTGGTCATTGATGCCGGCGCAGGAACAGGAATTTTATCCGTCTATGCGGCCCAGGCCGGAGCGGCCAAAGTTTATGCCATAGACAATAGCGAAATGGCTTTGATGATCCCTAAGCTGGCCAAAGAAAATGGTTTTGACCAGATCATCGAAGTGGTTCAGGCCGACTTTGCCGAGGTACAGCTACCCGAAAAAGCAGATGTGATGGTCAGTGAAACATTTGGATTTTGGGCACTGGATGAAGGCGCTATACCTGATTTGCAGCAATGCGCGAAACGGCACTTAAAAATCGGAGGTCGTATGATCCCTGAAGCTTTTAGTCTTTATCTGGCCCCGATCAAAACTGCTCCCGATAATCTATATTCCGTCTTCGATGATCGATTCGATGAAGTGCGTATGGAATGTCTGGCAAACGAATCCAGCCTTCAATCATCGGTCTCCAAGCTCGACCCTGAAGCAGTTGGGAATTCCATTTTCGTCGGTCGATACTTAACGCTAGAGGTAACGGAAATCATTGAAGAAGCAACTCAAATCCCTGGCCCTTGTGAAGCTTTGTGTGCTTACTTCACATTGCATCTTTCACCCGAAATTGACCTCACCAATGCCCCACATGGCGCCACCACCAGTTGGATCCAGGCAACACTACCTATCCTACTACCTCACTCTGAAAATCAACTCAACCTTCGAATAGAACCCGCCCCTGAAAACAGAAGGGCCATTTCGCTCACCCTAACTGGTGATGTTGAAAAAACGATCAGAATATCCTGA